A part of Streptomyces sp. NBC_01235 genomic DNA contains:
- a CDS encoding class F sortase — protein sequence MVPRRRARRPWYRTRVFRLTRTAVLAVVLVTVGVRCGGHDAPVAPARAGEAASDGAPADPAPGGGAGERGRTPGRKASERPEPPPRPLPRSPATTLRVPSLGIEAPIVPLRLGPGRHLGTPPLDKPKLVGWYAGGPSPGERGTAVAVGHRDTKTGPAVFAGLARVPRGARIEARRADGRTAVYTVDRVRVFDKATFPDKEVYGPSKRPELRVLTCGGLFRRATGYTSNVVVFAHLTATR from the coding sequence ATGGTGCCGCGTAGGCGCGCACGCAGGCCCTGGTACCGGACCCGCGTCTTTCGCCTCACCAGGACGGCCGTGCTCGCGGTCGTCCTGGTGACGGTGGGAGTCCGGTGCGGCGGGCACGACGCCCCGGTCGCACCGGCCCGGGCCGGAGAGGCGGCGTCCGACGGGGCGCCGGCCGACCCGGCCCCCGGGGGCGGCGCGGGCGAACGGGGCCGGACACCGGGCAGGAAGGCGTCCGAGCGCCCCGAGCCCCCGCCCCGCCCGCTGCCCCGGTCTCCGGCGACCACCCTGCGCGTACCCTCCCTGGGCATCGAGGCGCCGATCGTCCCGCTGCGGCTCGGCCCCGGCCGGCACCTCGGGACCCCGCCGCTCGACAAGCCGAAACTCGTCGGCTGGTACGCGGGCGGCCCCTCACCGGGGGAGCGGGGCACGGCCGTCGCCGTCGGACACCGCGACACCAAGACCGGGCCGGCGGTTTTCGCCGGTCTCGCGCGCGTGCCGCGCGGCGCCCGGATCGAGGCCCGGCGTGCCGACGGGCGCACCGCCGTCTACACCGTCGACCGGGTGCGGGTCTTCGACAAGGCCACCTTCCCCGACAAGGAGGTGTACGGCCCGAGCAAGCGCCCCGAGCTGCGCGTACTCACCTGCGGGGGACTCTTCCGGCGCGCGACGGGCTACACCAGCAACGTCGTCGTCTTCGCCCATCTGACGGCGACCCGCTGA
- a CDS encoding MFS transporter, with protein MRPGRNRGWLLRLVIAFGFAQGAVSMARPAVSYRALALGADERAVGVIAGVYALLPLFAAVPLGRRTDHGRCAPLLPVGVVLISGGCVLSGLAGSLWAMALWSGVMGLGHLCFVIGSQSLVARQSAPHEQDRNFGHFTIGASLGQLVGPIAAGALIGGDDMAGGSALALLVAGAGCAVAFTSLWRIEHRETTPKSRTGQGDRVPVGRILHTRGVPAGILISLSVLSATDILTAYLPVVGEHRGIAPSVVGVLLSVRAAASIACRLVLTPLLRLLGRTRLLTVTCLLAALLCAGIALPAPVRALGVILAVLGFCLGVGQPLSMTTVVQAAPDGARSTALALRLTGNRLGQVAAPAAAGLVAGVAGVAAPFVMLGVLLLLSSGVALRSPGDPGGEGGAGADRRPGRRSRPGLRRSSDV; from the coding sequence GTGAGGCCCGGCAGGAACCGCGGCTGGCTGCTCCGTCTCGTCATCGCCTTCGGCTTCGCGCAGGGGGCGGTGTCGATGGCCCGGCCCGCCGTCTCCTACCGGGCCCTCGCCCTTGGCGCGGACGAGCGGGCGGTCGGCGTCATCGCGGGCGTGTACGCGCTGCTGCCGCTCTTCGCCGCCGTACCGCTCGGCCGCCGCACGGACCACGGCCGCTGCGCACCGCTGCTGCCCGTCGGCGTGGTCCTCATCTCCGGCGGCTGCGTGCTGAGCGGGCTCGCGGGCTCCCTGTGGGCGATGGCCCTGTGGAGCGGGGTGATGGGCCTCGGCCACCTGTGCTTCGTCATCGGCTCGCAGTCGCTCGTCGCCCGCCAGTCCGCACCGCACGAACAGGACCGCAACTTCGGCCACTTCACCATCGGCGCCTCGCTGGGCCAGCTGGTCGGCCCGATCGCGGCCGGAGCGCTGATCGGCGGTGACGACATGGCGGGCGGCAGCGCGCTCGCCCTGCTCGTCGCGGGCGCGGGCTGCGCGGTCGCGTTCACCTCGCTGTGGCGCATCGAGCACCGCGAGACGACGCCCAAGTCCCGTACGGGACAAGGCGACCGCGTTCCCGTCGGCCGCATCCTGCACACGCGGGGCGTTCCCGCCGGCATCCTCATCAGCCTCTCCGTGCTGTCCGCGACCGACATCCTCACCGCCTATCTGCCGGTGGTCGGCGAACACCGGGGCATCGCACCGTCGGTCGTCGGCGTTCTGCTCAGCGTCCGCGCGGCGGCCTCCATAGCCTGCCGACTGGTGCTCACCCCGCTGCTGCGGCTGCTGGGCCGGACACGGCTGCTCACCGTGACCTGTCTGCTGGCGGCCCTGCTGTGCGCCGGGATCGCGCTCCCGGCGCCGGTCCGGGCGCTGGGTGTGATCCTCGCGGTGCTCGGGTTCTGCCTCGGCGTCGGGCAGCCGCTGTCGATGACGACGGTCGTCCAGGCCGCCCCGGACGGCGCCCGGTCCACCGCCCTCGCGCTGCGCCTCACCGGCAACCGTCTCGGCCAGGTCGCCGCGCCCGCCGCCGCGGGTCTGGTGGCCGGGGTCGCGGGCGTGGCGGCGCCGTTCGTGATGCTGGGAGTGCTGTTGCTGCTGTCGTCGGGGGTGGCGCTGCGGTCGCCGGGAGACCCGGGAGGGGAGGGCGGAGCGGGGGCGGACCGGCGGCCTGGGCGTCGGTCCCGGCCGGGGTTGCGCCGGTCGAGCGATGTCTGA
- a CDS encoding CitMHS family transporter — protein MLTILGFAMIATFLVLIMLKKMSPIAALVLIPALFCVFVGKGAKLGDYVIDGVSSLAPTAAMLMFAIVYFGVMIDVGLFDPIVRGILKFCKADPLRIVVGTALLAAIVSLDGDGSTTFMITVSAMYPLYKRLKMSLVVMTGVAAMANGVMNTLPWGGPTARAATALKLDASEIFVPMIPALAVGLLFVFVLSYVLGRRERTRLGVLTLDEVLVEENVREKVAQTETVLVGAGGSGTDKGAAPAAGSGAAAALGDDDESDDGFQGLDPNRATLRPKLYWFNALLTVTLLTAMIMEWLPIPVLFLLGAALALTVNFPHIPDQRARLAAHADNVLNVSGMVFAAAVFTGVLQGTGMVEHMAKWMVGVIPEGMGPHMALVTGVLSLPLTYFMSNDGFYFGVLPVLAEAGAAHGVTPLEMARASLVGQPLHMSSPLVPAVYVLVGMAKVEFGDHTRFVVKWAALTCLVILGAGLLFGII, from the coding sequence ATGTTGACCATCCTCGGCTTCGCCATGATCGCGACCTTCCTGGTCCTGATCATGCTGAAGAAGATGTCGCCGATCGCGGCGCTCGTGCTGATCCCGGCACTGTTCTGCGTCTTCGTCGGGAAGGGCGCCAAACTCGGTGACTACGTCATCGACGGCGTCAGCAGCCTCGCCCCGACGGCGGCGATGCTCATGTTCGCGATCGTCTACTTCGGTGTGATGATCGATGTCGGCCTCTTCGACCCGATCGTTCGGGGCATTCTGAAGTTCTGCAAGGCCGACCCGCTCCGCATCGTCGTCGGCACGGCACTGCTCGCCGCGATCGTCTCCCTCGACGGCGACGGCTCCACCACCTTCATGATCACCGTCTCGGCGATGTACCCGCTGTACAAGCGCCTGAAGATGAGCCTGGTCGTGATGACGGGCGTCGCCGCCATGGCCAACGGCGTGATGAACACGCTGCCTTGGGGCGGCCCGACCGCCCGCGCCGCCACCGCGCTGAAGCTGGACGCCAGCGAGATCTTCGTGCCGATGATCCCGGCCCTGGCCGTGGGCCTGCTCTTCGTCTTCGTCCTCTCCTACGTCCTCGGCCGCCGCGAGCGCACCCGGCTCGGCGTGCTGACGCTGGACGAGGTGCTGGTCGAGGAGAACGTCCGGGAGAAGGTCGCGCAGACGGAGACCGTTCTCGTGGGCGCCGGCGGCTCCGGCACCGACAAGGGCGCCGCCCCGGCCGCTGGTTCCGGCGCTGCCGCCGCCCTCGGCGACGACGACGAGTCCGACGACGGCTTCCAGGGCCTCGACCCGAACCGGGCCACCCTGCGCCCCAAGCTGTACTGGTTCAACGCGCTGCTCACGGTCACGCTGCTCACCGCCATGATCATGGAGTGGCTGCCGATCCCGGTGCTGTTCCTGCTCGGCGCCGCGCTCGCCCTCACCGTCAACTTCCCGCACATCCCGGACCAGAGGGCCCGGCTGGCCGCCCACGCCGACAACGTCCTCAACGTCTCCGGCATGGTCTTCGCCGCCGCCGTCTTCACCGGCGTCCTCCAGGGCACCGGCATGGTCGAGCACATGGCCAAGTGGATGGTGGGCGTCATCCCCGAGGGCATGGGCCCCCACATGGCGCTGGTCACCGGCGTCCTGAGCCTCCCGCTCACCTACTTCATGTCGAACGACGGCTTCTACTTCGGCGTCCTGCCGGTCCTCGCCGAGGCCGGCGCCGCCCACGGTGTCACGCCGCTGGAGATGGCCCGCGCCTCGCTCGTCGGCCAGCCCCTGCACATGTCGAGCCCGCTGGTCCCGGCCGTCTACGTCCTCGTCGGCATGGCGAAGGTCGAGTTCGGCGACCACACGAGGTTCGTGGTGAAGTGGGCGGCGCTCACCTGCCTGGTGATCCTCGGCGCGGGTCTGCTGTTCGGGATCATCTGA
- a CDS encoding molybdopterin oxidoreductase family protein gives MSRTALRICPLCEATCGLTLTIEGTKVTGARGDREDVFSKGFICPKGASFGAVDGDPDRLGTPLVRRDGELREATWEEAFDAVAAGIRPVVERYGANSVGVVLGNPNVHTMAGALYPPVLIAGLGTRSLFTASTVDQMPKHVSSGLLFGDANAIPVPDLDHTDHLLLIGANPLESNGSLCTAPDFPGKLKALKARGGTLTVIDPRRTRTAKLADRHIEIRPGADALLLAAMTQVLFEELLVDPGELAPHLEGLDELAEAVRDFTPEAVAPACDVDAPLIRELARELAAAPTAAVYGRIGSCTVPYGTLASWLVDVLNILTGNLDRTGGALFPRAATDRTPRPAGPGHGFQLARWRSRVSGHPEAKGELPLSALAEEIDTATEEGEPIRALVMVAANPVLSAPDGDRLDKALGTLDFMVSVDPYLNETSRHADVVLPPPPPSQTPHHDFAFNTLAVRNQVRYNRPAVPLEAGRMAETEILARLTLAATGMHGADPSAVDDLVIGQTLGKAVEEPHSPVHGRDPRELAAQLTGDTGPERRLDMMLRLGPYGDGFGARPDGLSLARLLDHPHGIDLGPLEPRLPQPLKTRSGRIELLPQPIVDDLPRLREGLLRRPDGLVLVGRRHLRSNNSWMHNVPALTGGTNRCTLHIHPEDAERLGVRDGSPVRVKGAGGEVVAPAEVTDSVRRGVVSLPHGWGHDRPGTRLSHAAADPGVNVNQLLDGSLLDPLSGNAVLNGVPVELAPVAENLAALT, from the coding sequence TTGTCCCGCACCGCCCTGCGAATCTGCCCCCTGTGCGAGGCCACCTGCGGGCTGACCCTCACCATCGAGGGGACCAAGGTCACCGGCGCCCGCGGCGACCGGGAGGACGTCTTCAGCAAGGGCTTCATCTGCCCCAAGGGAGCCTCCTTCGGTGCCGTCGACGGCGACCCCGACCGGCTCGGGACACCCCTTGTGCGAAGGGACGGGGAGCTGCGCGAGGCCACCTGGGAGGAGGCCTTCGACGCCGTGGCCGCCGGGATCCGGCCGGTGGTCGAGCGGTACGGGGCGAACTCCGTCGGTGTCGTCCTCGGCAACCCCAACGTCCACACCATGGCCGGCGCGCTGTATCCGCCCGTCCTGATCGCAGGCCTCGGCACCCGCAGCCTCTTCACCGCCTCGACGGTCGACCAGATGCCCAAGCACGTCTCCAGCGGACTGCTCTTCGGCGACGCCAACGCGATCCCGGTGCCGGACCTCGACCACACCGACCACCTCCTGCTCATCGGTGCCAACCCCCTGGAATCCAACGGGAGTCTGTGCACCGCCCCCGACTTCCCCGGCAAGCTCAAGGCGCTCAAGGCCCGCGGCGGCACCCTCACCGTCATCGACCCGCGCCGCACCCGCACCGCGAAGCTCGCCGACCGGCACATCGAGATCCGGCCGGGCGCGGACGCGCTGCTCCTCGCCGCCATGACACAGGTGCTGTTCGAGGAACTCCTCGTCGATCCCGGCGAGTTGGCCCCGCACCTCGAGGGCCTCGACGAACTCGCCGAAGCCGTACGGGACTTCACTCCCGAAGCGGTCGCGCCCGCCTGTGACGTGGACGCCCCGCTCATCCGCGAACTCGCCCGCGAACTCGCCGCGGCCCCCACCGCCGCGGTCTACGGCCGCATCGGCAGTTGCACGGTCCCGTACGGCACGCTCGCCAGCTGGCTCGTCGACGTCCTCAACATCCTCACCGGCAACCTGGACCGGACCGGCGGCGCGCTCTTCCCGCGGGCCGCCACCGACCGCACCCCCCGCCCCGCCGGGCCCGGCCATGGTTTCCAGCTCGCGCGCTGGCGCTCCCGGGTGAGCGGGCACCCCGAGGCGAAGGGCGAGTTGCCGCTGTCCGCGCTCGCCGAGGAGATCGACACCGCGACCGAGGAGGGCGAGCCGATCCGCGCGCTCGTCATGGTCGCCGCCAACCCCGTCCTGTCCGCCCCGGACGGCGACCGGCTCGACAAGGCGCTCGGCACCCTCGACTTCATGGTCAGCGTCGACCCGTACCTGAACGAGACCTCGCGCCACGCCGACGTCGTCCTGCCGCCGCCGCCGCCCTCGCAGACCCCGCACCACGACTTCGCCTTCAACACCCTCGCCGTCCGCAACCAGGTCCGCTACAACCGCCCGGCCGTCCCGCTGGAGGCCGGCCGGATGGCCGAGACCGAGATCCTCGCCCGGCTGACCCTGGCCGCCACCGGGATGCACGGCGCCGACCCGTCCGCCGTCGACGACCTGGTCATCGGCCAGACCCTCGGCAAGGCGGTCGAGGAACCGCACTCGCCCGTGCACGGTCGCGACCCGCGCGAACTCGCGGCACAGCTCACCGGCGACACCGGCCCCGAGCGACGCCTCGACATGATGCTGCGCCTCGGCCCCTACGGCGACGGCTTCGGCGCCCGCCCGGACGGCCTGAGCCTCGCCAGGCTGCTGGACCACCCGCACGGCATCGACCTCGGACCGCTGGAGCCCCGGCTGCCGCAGCCGCTGAAGACGCGCAGCGGGCGGATCGAGCTGCTCCCGCAGCCGATCGTCGACGATCTCCCGCGCCTGCGGGAGGGACTGCTGCGGCGGCCGGACGGGCTCGTCCTCGTCGGGCGGCGGCATCTGCGGTCCAACAACAGCTGGATGCACAACGTCCCCGCCCTCACCGGCGGCACCAACCGGTGCACCCTGCACATCCACCCCGAGGACGCCGAGCGGCTGGGCGTGCGGGACGGTTCCCCGGTGCGGGTGAAGGGCGCCGGGGGAGAGGTGGTCGCGCCCGCCGAGGTCACCGACAGCGTGCGCCGGGGCGTCGTCAGCCTGCCGCACGGCTGGGGCCACGATCGTCCAGGCACCCGCCTGAGCCACGCCGCCGCCGACCCCGGCGTCAACGTCAACCAGCTCCTCGACGGCAGTCTGCTGGACCCCCTGTCGGGCAACGCGGTCCTCAACGGGGTGCCCGTCGAACTCGCCCCGGTGGCCGAAAATCTCGCGGCGCTGACCTGA
- a CDS encoding TetR/AcrR family transcriptional regulator, whose protein sequence is MKSVPQATSLRRAPVQRRSAERLTRILDACADLLDEVGYDALSTRAVAERAGVPIGSVYRFFGNKRQMADALAQRNLERYSERVTERLEGAGRGDWRAAMDAVLDEYLAMKRTAPGFSLVDFGNQIPVGARHAEPNHRVADRLTGLLSDYLVREVDDDLRRTFLIAVETADTLVQLAFRVDPEGDAKVIDETRELLRAYLARTLD, encoded by the coding sequence ATGAAGTCCGTGCCCCAAGCGACATCGCTCCGTCGCGCGCCCGTACAGCGGCGCAGCGCCGAACGGCTGACCAGAATCCTCGACGCCTGCGCCGACCTGCTGGACGAGGTCGGCTACGACGCCCTGAGCACCCGCGCGGTCGCCGAGCGCGCCGGTGTCCCCATCGGCTCCGTCTACCGCTTCTTCGGCAACAAGCGGCAGATGGCCGACGCGCTCGCGCAGCGCAACCTGGAGCGCTACTCCGAGCGTGTCACCGAGCGGCTGGAGGGGGCCGGGCGGGGAGACTGGCGGGCCGCCATGGACGCCGTGCTGGACGAGTACCTGGCCATGAAGCGCACCGCGCCCGGCTTCTCCCTCGTCGACTTCGGCAACCAGATCCCGGTCGGCGCCCGGCACGCCGAACCCAACCACCGCGTCGCCGACCGCCTCACCGGCCTGCTCTCCGACTACCTCGTCCGCGAGGTGGACGACGACCTGCGGCGCACCTTCCTGATCGCGGTGGAGACCGCGGACACCCTCGTCCAGCTGGCCTTCCGGGTGGACCCGGAGGGTGACGCGAAGGTGATCGACGAGACGCGGGAGCTGCTGCGGGCGTATCTGGCGCGCACACTGGACTGA
- the hmgA gene encoding homogentisate 1,2-dioxygenase — MSSGDARKTAEGLTYLSGFGNEHASEAVPGALPEGRNSPQRAPLGLYAEQLSGTAFTEPRAHNRRSWLYRIRPSAAHPAFTRVGDGGLRTGPFTQTVPDPNRLRWNPLPEPPAGTDFLAGLWTLGGNGDATQRTGMAVHLYHANASMDRVFSDADGELLIVPERGGLLLRTEFGLLHAEPGEVALIPRGVRFRVDLLDASARGYVCENYGAPFRLPDLGPIGANGLANARDFRAPAAAYEDVEGPVEVVNKFCGHLWGATYGHSPLDVVAWHGNHVPYVYDLRRFNVIGSISHDHPDPSIFTVLTSPSDTPGPAGVDFVVFAPRWLVGEDTFRPPYFHRNVMSEYMGLIEGAYDAKAEGFVPGGGSLHNMMSAHGPDRETFDRASAAELRPQKIDDGLAFMFETRWPLALTPQAARADHLQERYDDVWQGLERHFRPSGGTLH; from the coding sequence ATGAGCAGCGGGGACGCACGCAAGACGGCCGAGGGGCTGACCTACCTCTCCGGGTTCGGCAACGAGCACGCCTCCGAGGCCGTCCCGGGCGCCCTGCCCGAGGGCCGCAACTCGCCGCAGCGCGCCCCCCTCGGCCTGTACGCGGAGCAGCTCAGCGGTACGGCGTTCACCGAGCCGCGCGCCCACAACCGCCGCTCGTGGCTGTACCGGATCCGCCCGTCGGCCGCGCACCCGGCGTTCACCCGCGTCGGTGACGGCGGGCTGCGCACCGGCCCCTTCACGCAGACGGTCCCCGACCCCAACCGGCTGCGCTGGAACCCCCTGCCCGAGCCGCCCGCCGGCACGGACTTCCTGGCCGGCCTGTGGACCCTCGGCGGCAACGGCGACGCCACCCAGCGCACCGGCATGGCCGTGCACCTGTACCACGCGAACGCCTCGATGGACCGCGTCTTCAGCGACGCCGACGGCGAGCTGCTGATCGTCCCCGAGCGGGGCGGGCTGCTGCTGCGCACGGAGTTCGGGCTGCTGCACGCCGAGCCCGGCGAGGTGGCGCTGATCCCGCGCGGGGTCCGCTTCCGCGTCGACCTCCTGGACGCCTCGGCCCGCGGCTACGTCTGCGAGAACTACGGCGCCCCGTTCCGCCTCCCCGACCTCGGCCCGATCGGCGCCAACGGACTCGCGAACGCCCGCGACTTCCGGGCGCCCGCCGCCGCGTACGAGGACGTCGAGGGCCCGGTGGAGGTCGTCAACAAGTTCTGCGGCCACCTCTGGGGCGCGACCTACGGCCACTCCCCGCTCGACGTCGTCGCCTGGCACGGCAACCATGTGCCGTACGTCTACGACCTGCGGCGCTTCAACGTCATCGGGTCCATCTCCCACGACCACCCCGACCCGTCGATCTTCACGGTGCTGACGTCGCCGTCCGACACCCCCGGGCCGGCCGGCGTGGACTTCGTGGTCTTCGCCCCGCGCTGGCTGGTCGGCGAGGACACCTTCCGGCCGCCGTACTTCCACCGGAACGTGATGAGCGAGTACATGGGCCTGATCGAGGGCGCGTACGACGCCAAAGCGGAGGGCTTCGTGCCGGGCGGTGGTTCGCTGCACAACATGATGTCGGCGCACGGCCCGGACCGGGAGACGTTCGACCGGGCGAGCGCCGCCGAGCTGAGGCCGCAGAAGATCGACGACGGGCTGGCGTTCATGTTCGAGACGCGCTGGCCGCTCGCCCTCACCCCGCAGGCGGCCCGGGCCGACCATCTGCAAGAGCGCTACGACGACGTGTGGCAGGGCCTCGAACGCCACTTCCGTCCGTCCGGCGGAACATTGCACTGA
- a CDS encoding GntR family transcriptional regulator yields the protein MTSFAPDSIVLTRKLPLWYQVSQSLRASILGRSPRDPLRLPTEEQLAGHYGVSVLTMRQALKELEDEGLITRHRRRGTFIAPTARRSAPVRLLGSVDAIVAQQSGMATELLDHGRTAVPAEVAEHFPDLAEVATYHRLRSDETTGEPTNHARNYVRPELAARIDPDDLVRWPMTKVLRDVVGADIGRITDTVEARLADPETARLLRVPLLSPILHYTGVTYDTAGRVLDAAVIHYRGDRFSFTVTLDAT from the coding sequence GTGACCTCCTTCGCCCCGGACTCGATCGTCCTCACCCGCAAGCTGCCGCTCTGGTACCAGGTGTCGCAGTCGCTGCGCGCCTCGATACTGGGCCGCTCGCCCAGGGACCCGCTCCGGCTGCCCACCGAGGAGCAGTTGGCGGGGCACTACGGGGTGAGCGTGCTGACCATGCGGCAGGCGCTGAAGGAACTGGAGGACGAGGGGCTGATCACCCGGCACCGGCGGCGCGGCACGTTCATCGCGCCGACCGCGCGGCGGAGCGCCCCGGTCCGGCTCCTCGGCTCGGTCGACGCGATCGTGGCCCAGCAGTCCGGCATGGCGACGGAGCTCCTCGACCACGGCCGCACGGCCGTCCCCGCCGAGGTCGCCGAGCACTTCCCGGACCTCGCCGAGGTGGCGACGTACCACCGCCTCAGAAGCGACGAGACGACGGGCGAGCCCACCAACCACGCCCGCAACTACGTCCGTCCCGAACTGGCCGCCCGTATCGACCCCGACGACCTGGTCCGCTGGCCCATGACCAAGGTGCTGCGGGACGTCGTGGGCGCGGACATCGGCCGGATCACCGACACGGTCGAGGCCCGGCTGGCGGACCCGGAGACCGCCCGGCTGCTCCGGGTCCCGCTGCTGAGCCCGATCCTGCACTACACGGGCGTCACCTACGACACGGCCGGACGGGTCCTCGACGCGGCCGTCATCCACTACCGGGGTGACCGTTTCTCCTTCACGGTCACGCTCGACGCGACGTGA
- a CDS encoding type ISP restriction/modification enzyme, with protein MPRVTHDDAPPLADLMPWSVAPPRLGRRWPAAPHPASLKARWEALVKAEGRDREALFEPTRARTLHTAVGRLPGRADGGTERLVRASGPCPEPVRVLAAPFDEQWLIPDHRLIDAARPELWRVADEAQVFVVETPQAPKWPLLATSLFPLLRPGRIRPLYRRPGGKEPNLAPGLLDQLGRLGHSPDPVDFLAWTLTAVRPDLTVPLTRDPERWARGVESGHRALWLLRRDGERPKLPGGRRPYVRAPLPAGPLSLRYDRDEETLHLDEGRVSPVPPEAWDFEADAGGRVLERWFAARTAEEAGPGTLAAIRPAAWQQSWTSELLELITVLTLLAEVGARREELKVTDTDAVTAAELRAVGVLPVPDSARRPATVLDHHEEGPEGQFALI; from the coding sequence ATGCCACGCGTGACGCACGACGACGCTCCGCCGCTGGCGGACCTCATGCCGTGGTCCGTCGCACCGCCGCGGCTCGGCCGGAGGTGGCCGGCGGCGCCCCACCCGGCTTCCCTCAAGGCCCGCTGGGAGGCCCTGGTGAAGGCCGAGGGCCGAGACCGCGAGGCCCTGTTCGAGCCGACCCGGGCCCGCACCCTGCACACGGCCGTCGGACGGCTCCCCGGCCGGGCGGACGGCGGCACGGAGAGACTCGTCCGCGCCTCGGGCCCCTGCCCGGAGCCCGTACGGGTCCTGGCGGCGCCCTTCGACGAGCAGTGGCTCATCCCCGACCACCGGCTGATCGACGCGGCCCGCCCGGAGTTGTGGCGGGTGGCGGACGAGGCGCAGGTGTTCGTGGTGGAGACGCCCCAGGCGCCCAAGTGGCCGCTTCTCGCGACCTCCCTGTTCCCCCTCCTGCGCCCGGGCCGCATCCGCCCGCTGTACCGGCGTCCGGGCGGCAAGGAGCCGAACCTGGCGCCCGGCCTGCTGGACCAGCTCGGCCGGCTGGGCCACTCCCCCGATCCGGTGGACTTCCTGGCGTGGACCCTGACCGCCGTCCGCCCCGATCTCACCGTCCCTCTCACCCGGGATCCCGAACGCTGGGCGCGCGGTGTCGAGTCGGGGCACCGCGCGCTGTGGCTGCTGCGGCGGGACGGCGAGCGCCCCAAGCTGCCCGGCGGCCGCCGCCCCTACGTCCGCGCCCCGCTCCCGGCCGGCCCCCTCAGCCTGCGCTACGACCGCGACGAGGAGACCCTGCACCTGGACGAGGGCCGTGTCTCCCCCGTTCCGCCCGAGGCCTGGGACTTCGAGGCGGACGCGGGCGGCCGGGTCCTGGAGCGGTGGTTCGCGGCGCGGACCGCGGAGGAAGCCGGGCCGGGAACCCTGGCCGCGATCCGCCCGGCGGCCTGGCAGCAGTCGTGGACCTCCGAACTCCTGGAGCTCATCACGGTGTTGACGCTGCTGGCGGAAGTCGGCGCGCGGCGGGAGGAGTTGAAGGTGACGGACACGGACGCGGTCACGGCGGCGGAGCTGCGCGCGGTGGGCGTACTGCCGGTCCCTGACTCGGCACGCCGCCCGGCGACGGTCCTGGACCACCACGAGGAGGGCCCGGAGGGCCAGTTCGCACTGATCTAG
- a CDS encoding CaiB/BaiF CoA transferase family protein gives MDQLPSPLPPPLPLPLEGVTVVAVEQAVAAPFATRQLADLGARVIKVERIDGGDFARGYDTAAGGLASHFVWCNRGKESLALDLKDPRGLDVVRRLIADADVFVQNLAQGAAARLGLDAATLCAAHPRLVAVDISGYGASGPYADKRAYDMLVQCEAGLVSVTGTPEQPVKAGIPAADIAAAMYAFSGVLAALVRRGATGRGGPVEVSMLDALAEWMGHPLHHAMHGGTPPARTGLAHAVIAPYDAYFTADGGRVLLSVQNDREWRRLAEQVVGRPELGTDPSYATNAARVTNRERTDALVAKALGALRTDEALARLEGAGIACARLRDLHEVAEHPQLAARERWREVGTPVGPLRALLPPITLPGGEEARMGDVPALGEHTEALLRAMGMTDEEIAALRRDGVAA, from the coding sequence ATGGACCAGCTCCCGTCGCCGCTGCCGCCGCCTCTGCCGCTGCCCTTGGAGGGCGTCACCGTCGTCGCCGTCGAGCAGGCCGTCGCGGCGCCGTTCGCCACCCGGCAGCTCGCCGACCTCGGCGCCCGGGTGATCAAGGTCGAGCGGATCGACGGCGGTGACTTCGCGCGCGGCTACGACACCGCCGCCGGCGGCCTCGCCTCGCACTTCGTGTGGTGCAACCGGGGAAAGGAGTCCCTCGCACTCGACCTCAAGGACCCGCGGGGCCTGGACGTCGTACGGCGGCTGATCGCCGACGCGGACGTGTTCGTGCAGAACCTCGCGCAGGGGGCGGCGGCCCGGCTCGGTCTGGACGCGGCCACCCTCTGCGCGGCGCACCCGCGGCTGGTCGCCGTGGACATCTCCGGGTACGGGGCGAGCGGACCGTACGCGGACAAGCGGGCGTACGACATGCTCGTGCAGTGCGAGGCGGGGCTGGTGTCGGTGACCGGGACGCCCGAGCAGCCGGTGAAGGCGGGGATCCCCGCGGCGGACATCGCGGCGGCCATGTACGCCTTCTCGGGCGTCCTGGCGGCGCTGGTGCGGCGGGGCGCGACCGGGCGGGGCGGGCCGGTGGAGGTGTCGATGCTGGACGCGCTCGCGGAGTGGATGGGGCATCCGCTGCACCACGCCATGCACGGGGGCACTCCCCCGGCCCGCACCGGTCTCGCGCATGCCGTGATCGCGCCCTATGACGCCTACTTCACCGCCGACGGCGGGCGGGTGCTGTTGTCCGTGCAGAACGACCGGGAGTGGCGGCGGCTGGCCGAACAGGTCGTCGGACGGCCCGAGCTGGGGACGGATCCGTCGTATGCGACGAACGCGGCACGGGTGACGAACCGGGAGCGTACGGACGCGCTGGTGGCGAAGGCGCTGGGCGCGCTGCGCACCGACGAGGCGTTGGCGCGGCTCGAGGGCGCGGGGATCGCGTGCGCACGCCTGAGGGATCTGCACGAGGTGGCGGAGCATCCGCAGCTGGCGGCCCGTGAGCGGTGGCGGGAGGTGGGGACGCCGGTCGGGCCGTTGCGGGCGCTGCTGCCCCCGATCACGCTGCCGGGCGGGGAGGAGGCACGCATGGGGGACGTGCCCGCGCTCGGGGAGCACACCGAAGCTTTGCTGCGTGCCATGGGGATGACGGACGAGGAGATCGCAGCGCTGCGCCGGGACGGTGTGGCCGCCTGA